Proteins co-encoded in one Listeria ivanovii subsp. ivanovii genomic window:
- a CDS encoding RelA/SpoT family protein → MAKEQNLTAEQVVDMASHYMNQEHLALVKKAYEFARDSHKEQFRKSGEPYIIHPIQVAGILVELKMDPSTVASGFLHDVVEDTPVTLADLEEVFGSEVAMLVDGVTKLGKIKYKSHEEQQAENHRKMFIAMAQDIRVILIKLADRLHNMRTLKHLPVEKQRRIANETLEIFAPLAHRLGISRVKWELEDTALRYLNPQQYYRIVHLMKQKRDARERYLNDVIDGVNENLDELNIQADISGRPKHIYSIYRKMSEQNKQFNEIYDLLAVRIVVSSIKDCYAVLGIIHTRWKPMPGRFKDYIAMPKSNMYPSIHTTVIGPQGEPLEVQIRTHEMHQIAEYGVAAHWAYKEGKVVNSKTSFDNKLTWFREILEYQNESDNAEEFMESLKLDLFSDVVYVFTPKGDVYELPNGSVPLDFAYRVHTEIGNKTIGAKINGKIVTLDYKLKTGDIIDILTSKHSYGPSRDWLKLVQTSQARNKIKQFFKRQAKEENVEKGRDLVEKEIRQLGFEPKKIMLPENLRKLADKLNFSHEDDLFAAVGYNGITALQVANRLTEKLRKEREQEAETEKLLTQAENKPSNSDANNEKLKIKHNAGVVVQGVGNLLIRLSRCCNPVPGDEIVGYITKGRGISIHRQDCPNVQAIEAERLIEVDWEDADSQAKNDYNVDIEIYGYNRNGLLNDILQVINSLTSNINGVNAKVDNNKMATLVVTLQIHNINHLQRVVDKIKQIPDVYTVRRLMN, encoded by the coding sequence ATGGCGAAAGAACAAAATCTGACAGCTGAGCAAGTCGTCGATATGGCTTCTCATTATATGAATCAGGAACATCTTGCGCTTGTAAAAAAAGCGTATGAATTTGCGCGCGATTCTCATAAAGAACAATTTCGTAAATCAGGTGAGCCGTATATTATTCATCCAATTCAAGTTGCCGGCATTTTAGTAGAATTAAAAATGGATCCATCCACAGTAGCATCCGGTTTTTTGCATGATGTAGTAGAAGATACTCCCGTCACGCTTGCTGACTTGGAAGAAGTATTTGGTAGTGAAGTGGCTATGCTTGTTGATGGGGTTACTAAACTTGGTAAAATTAAATATAAATCGCACGAAGAACAACAAGCAGAAAATCATCGAAAAATGTTTATTGCGATGGCACAAGATATTCGTGTTATCCTTATTAAATTAGCCGACCGTTTGCATAATATGCGCACCTTAAAACATCTACCGGTTGAAAAACAGCGTAGAATTGCCAATGAAACATTAGAAATATTTGCTCCGCTCGCGCACCGATTAGGGATTTCCCGCGTGAAGTGGGAGCTTGAAGATACGGCGTTGCGCTATTTAAACCCACAACAATATTACCGAATTGTTCATTTGATGAAGCAAAAACGTGATGCAAGGGAGCGCTATTTGAATGATGTCATCGATGGTGTAAATGAAAATCTCGATGAACTCAATATTCAAGCGGATATTTCTGGAAGACCGAAGCATATTTATTCGATTTACCGGAAAATGAGCGAACAAAATAAACAATTTAATGAAATATATGATTTATTAGCTGTTCGAATTGTTGTTAGTAGTATTAAAGATTGTTATGCGGTGCTCGGAATCATCCACACACGTTGGAAACCGATGCCAGGCCGCTTTAAAGATTATATTGCGATGCCTAAGTCGAATATGTATCCATCGATTCATACGACAGTCATTGGACCTCAAGGAGAACCATTAGAGGTCCAAATTCGAACACACGAAATGCACCAAATTGCTGAATACGGGGTCGCAGCTCACTGGGCTTACAAAGAAGGAAAAGTGGTAAACTCTAAAACTTCTTTTGATAATAAATTAACTTGGTTCCGAGAAATTTTAGAATATCAAAATGAATCGGATAATGCTGAAGAATTTATGGAAAGCTTGAAACTCGATTTATTTTCGGATGTGGTTTATGTATTTACGCCAAAAGGTGATGTGTACGAGCTTCCGAATGGTTCCGTGCCACTTGACTTTGCTTACCGCGTGCATACAGAAATCGGTAATAAAACGATTGGTGCTAAAATCAATGGCAAAATCGTTACATTAGATTACAAACTAAAAACAGGTGATATTATTGATATATTGACCTCCAAACATTCTTATGGCCCAAGTCGTGATTGGTTGAAACTAGTTCAGACTTCTCAAGCTAGAAATAAAATTAAACAGTTCTTTAAACGACAAGCGAAAGAAGAAAATGTCGAAAAAGGCCGCGATTTAGTAGAGAAAGAAATCAGACAACTTGGATTTGAACCTAAAAAAATTATGCTACCTGAAAATCTTCGCAAATTAGCTGATAAGTTGAATTTTTCGCATGAAGATGATCTTTTTGCGGCAGTTGGTTATAACGGTATTACGGCATTACAAGTAGCTAACCGATTAACGGAAAAATTGCGAAAAGAACGTGAACAAGAAGCTGAAACAGAAAAATTACTAACACAAGCAGAAAATAAGCCTTCTAATTCAGATGCTAACAATGAAAAATTGAAAATCAAGCATAATGCTGGGGTCGTTGTCCAAGGTGTAGGTAATTTACTTATCCGCCTTTCTAGATGTTGTAACCCCGTGCCAGGAGACGAAATCGTTGGTTACATTACTAAAGGGCGCGGGATTTCCATTCACCGTCAAGATTGCCCAAACGTCCAAGCAATCGAAGCAGAGCGGTTAATTGAAGTAGACTGGGAAGATGCAGATTCACAAGCGAAAAATGATTACAACGTCGATATTGAAATTTACGGATATAATCGCAATGGACTACTAAATGATATCTTGCAAGTCATCAACAGTTTGACTTCTAATATCAATGGTGTCAATGCCAAAGTAGATAATAACAAAATGGCAACACTGGTTGTCACGCTTCAAATTCATAATATCAATCATTTGCAACGAGTAGTAGATAAAATTAAACAAATACCTGATGTATATACGGTGAGAAGATTAATGAATTAA
- a CDS encoding adenine phosphoribosyltransferase produces MEIKDLENYVAIVNDWPKKGIVFKDITPLMNDGEAYRFATDKIVEYAKELKIDIIVGPEARGFIIGCPVAYALGIGFAPVRKPGKLPRETIEMEYDLEYGTNKLSMHSDAIKPGQRVLITDDLLATGGTIEATIKLVEELGGIVAGCAFLIELKELEGHKKLNGYDRLILMKL; encoded by the coding sequence ATGGAAATTAAAGATTTAGAAAATTACGTAGCGATTGTTAATGATTGGCCAAAAAAAGGGATTGTTTTTAAAGATATTACCCCTTTAATGAATGATGGAGAGGCTTACCGGTTTGCTACGGATAAAATCGTTGAATATGCAAAAGAATTAAAAATCGACATTATTGTTGGACCAGAAGCGCGTGGATTTATTATCGGTTGCCCAGTTGCCTATGCACTTGGTATCGGCTTTGCACCAGTTCGTAAACCTGGTAAATTACCTCGCGAAACCATCGAAATGGAATACGATTTAGAATATGGCACCAATAAATTATCCATGCACAGTGACGCGATTAAACCAGGTCAACGGGTATTAATTACGGATGATTTGCTTGCAACTGGTGGAACCATTGAAGCAACAATCAAATTAGTAGAAGAACTAGGCGGTATTGTTGCAGGTTGTGCGTTCTTAATCGAACTAAAAGAACTAGAAGGCCATAAAAAATTAAACGGCTATGATCGCTTAATTCTAATGAAATTATAA
- the recJ gene encoding single-stranded-DNA-specific exonuclease RecJ, with the protein MIDSKYLWNIEEAEEEKATQLAEQLKISLPLAKLLWKRKITTQGQFDKFFHPEKYQTYDPFLFAEMDLAVARIKQAIELNEQILVYGDYDADGVTSIAVLMKTLQHLGANAEFYIPNRFTEGYGPNIAAFDLAKNQGVDLIITVDNGIAALEVMTHAKEIGLDVIVTDHHEPREVMPEAVAVIHPKHPKSAYPFDELAGVGVAYKLSHALLGEEPTELLDLVAVGTVADLVSLTDENRMLVQLGLRQLREGANIGLAILAKKASLKLEEATEETIGFGLAPRLNAVGRLGPADPAADLLLTEDPEEALFLAEEIDDANKERKQMVVDTTKLAMEAIEAKNSLGKVLVVSGEGWNTGILGIVASKLVSVYSRPAIVLGIDAATGIAKGSGRSIESFHLYQALDKHRELMTAFGGHPMAAGLTLPAENLVELEAKLQEEASQLVEEDFRPALQIEERINLADASVAFIAQLEKLAPFGMDNPKPIFLLEGMKLKGTKRIGADKTHLKTMLGTGGTDTTLDAIGFGVGDLVEKISPSADVDVVGELSINEWNNIKKPQLRMMDVRIAHWQLFDVRSKTEWSRIRQEKADSRIYICFEERTAKTLGEQNHFLVDEKADFKVDIQTEELVFADIPPNLKLIEEIVREVKPARIFVHFDAAEGNQIPAIPDRKAFAELYSLIKKFQPFPIEKYTPRLMQKFGWNKEQIEFMSNVFFDLEFAKMESGQIIVNQVVGKRNLDESLVYQQKVEEITTRKKLLYSNYSELHSWMKSMMETSIYPNAEELENGN; encoded by the coding sequence GTGATTGATTCAAAATATTTATGGAATATCGAGGAAGCCGAAGAAGAGAAAGCAACTCAATTAGCAGAACAACTGAAAATCTCGCTTCCACTTGCAAAGCTACTTTGGAAAAGAAAGATTACAACGCAAGGACAATTCGATAAATTTTTCCACCCAGAAAAATATCAAACTTATGACCCATTTCTATTTGCGGAAATGGATCTTGCGGTTGCGAGGATTAAACAAGCAATCGAACTAAATGAACAAATCCTTGTGTACGGAGACTATGATGCAGATGGTGTTACGAGTATTGCTGTGTTAATGAAGACATTGCAGCATTTGGGAGCTAATGCAGAATTTTATATCCCAAATCGCTTTACAGAAGGTTACGGACCTAATATTGCCGCTTTTGATTTGGCGAAGAACCAAGGCGTTGATTTAATAATTACCGTTGATAATGGTATTGCTGCGCTAGAAGTTATGACACATGCCAAAGAAATTGGTTTAGATGTTATCGTAACGGACCATCATGAACCACGGGAAGTTATGCCAGAAGCAGTCGCTGTTATTCATCCGAAGCATCCAAAATCTGCTTATCCATTTGATGAACTCGCTGGGGTTGGAGTTGCTTATAAATTATCTCATGCACTACTTGGCGAGGAACCAACAGAATTATTAGATTTGGTTGCAGTCGGGACGGTTGCTGATTTAGTGTCACTAACTGACGAAAATCGTATGCTGGTCCAATTAGGTTTGCGTCAACTACGCGAAGGGGCAAATATTGGTTTAGCTATTTTAGCAAAAAAAGCTAGTTTGAAGTTGGAAGAAGCTACGGAAGAAACGATTGGATTTGGTCTTGCTCCTAGACTTAATGCAGTTGGCCGTCTTGGCCCTGCGGATCCAGCAGCAGATCTGCTTTTAACAGAAGATCCAGAAGAAGCACTTTTTTTAGCAGAAGAGATTGATGACGCTAATAAAGAACGCAAACAAATGGTTGTTGATACGACTAAACTTGCGATGGAAGCAATTGAAGCAAAGAACAGTCTGGGGAAAGTGTTAGTTGTTAGTGGAGAAGGATGGAATACAGGGATTCTGGGCATTGTGGCCTCAAAACTAGTTAGTGTGTATTCTAGACCGGCCATTGTACTAGGTATAGACGCAGCAACAGGAATAGCTAAAGGTTCAGGTCGTAGCATAGAGTCTTTCCATTTGTATCAAGCACTTGATAAACATCGAGAATTAATGACTGCATTTGGTGGTCATCCCATGGCTGCTGGTCTTACTTTGCCAGCAGAAAATTTGGTGGAATTAGAAGCTAAGTTACAAGAGGAAGCGAGCCAACTTGTAGAAGAAGATTTTCGTCCAGCCTTGCAAATAGAGGAACGTATTAATCTAGCAGATGCCTCGGTAGCTTTTATCGCTCAACTAGAAAAACTAGCACCGTTTGGAATGGACAATCCAAAGCCAATTTTCCTTTTAGAAGGAATGAAGTTAAAAGGGACGAAAAGAATTGGCGCCGACAAAACACATCTAAAAACAATGCTTGGGACAGGTGGAACGGATACAACACTTGATGCCATTGGCTTTGGCGTAGGCGATCTAGTCGAGAAAATTTCTCCTTCAGCAGATGTAGATGTCGTTGGTGAATTATCTATCAATGAATGGAACAATATTAAAAAGCCACAACTTAGAATGATGGATGTTCGTATTGCACACTGGCAACTTTTCGATGTGCGAAGTAAAACGGAGTGGTCGCGAATTCGTCAAGAAAAAGCGGATTCACGCATATATATTTGTTTTGAAGAGCGAACAGCTAAAACACTCGGAGAACAAAACCATTTTTTAGTAGATGAGAAGGCAGATTTCAAAGTAGATATCCAAACAGAGGAGCTCGTATTTGCGGATATTCCACCGAATCTAAAGCTGATTGAAGAAATTGTCCGCGAAGTAAAACCAGCGCGTATCTTTGTTCATTTTGATGCAGCAGAAGGAAATCAAATTCCAGCAATACCAGATCGTAAGGCATTTGCTGAGCTATATAGCTTAATAAAAAAATTCCAACCATTTCCAATTGAAAAATACACACCACGCTTAATGCAAAAGTTTGGTTGGAATAAAGAACAAATTGAGTTTATGTCAAACGTGTTTTTTGATTTAGAATTTGCTAAAATGGAAAGTGGTCAGATTATTGTTAATCAAGTAGTTGGAAAACGTAATCTGGATGAGTCACTAGTTTATCAACAGAAGGTAGAAGAAATTACTACTCGAAAAAAATTGTTATACTCCAACTACAGCGAGCTTCATAGTTGGATGAAGTCAATGATGGAAACATCAATTTACCCGAATGCGGAGGAACTTGAAAATGGAAATTAA
- a CDS encoding lipopolysaccharide assembly LapA domain-containing protein, with product MKENKIQWQVIVGIILALIIAIFAVVNVDPVEVNFLFLQADWPLILIILGSVLCGCLIIFFLNISKSRNMKKKLKQLTAEKSELERQLAAAKAMKTHSSQVETRKPENTDSVTK from the coding sequence ATGAAAGAAAATAAAATACAATGGCAAGTAATTGTTGGAATTATTCTAGCACTTATTATCGCGATATTTGCTGTAGTCAATGTAGATCCAGTGGAAGTGAATTTCTTATTCTTACAAGCTGATTGGCCATTAATCTTAATTATCTTAGGATCAGTACTTTGCGGTTGTTTGATTATCTTCTTCCTCAATATCTCGAAGTCTCGTAATATGAAGAAGAAGCTAAAACAACTCACTGCCGAAAAATCAGAATTAGAACGTCAATTAGCAGCAGCAAAAGCAATGAAAACTCATTCATCTCAAGTAGAAACGCGCAAACCAGAAAATACGGATAGCGTAACTAAATAA
- the secDF gene encoding protein translocase subunit SecDF, with product MVKKSKIVIFFLVVAIIFGAVFGTAKMVMQNINLGLDLQGGFEVLYEVSPADGEGTVSKQTMTDTVTALDKRINSLGVAEPSIQIEGKNRIRVQLAGVTDQEEARKMLSTTAQLSFRDANDKMMMNGSDLVAGGAKQAFDSSNNPIVTLKLKSADKFADVTKTILAEAPDNQLVIWLDWKEGQKYKTEREKKNPAYLSAPNVSSVLDTDKVEISGSFTTEEAKDLADLLNAGALPVQMKEVYSTSVGAQFGQDALQETILAGIIGVMAIFIFMMAVYRLPGVIASITLVAYTYLVLLILSLLHATLTLPGIAGLILGIGMAVDANVITYERIKEEIKVGRSTKAAFEVGGKEAFRAILDGNLTTLIVAGVLFYFGTSSIKGFATVLIISILMSFLTAVWGSRFLLGLLVKSNWLNNKPGLFAVRRKDIHNLHEGINSFNLKTHFDRFDFVKHHRLFLSIFTGIVIIGIVILSVFRLNLGIDFASGTRAEITANHTLTETQIKKDLDSIGMPSDDIVFQGSGSKTAVVSYKGTLSQDDVAKFKNYFDDKYKHEPSISTVSPTVGKELAKNGFWALGIASILIVLYIAIRFEFYMGIAAILSLLFDAFIIFIFFSITRLEVDLTFIAAVLTVIGYSINDTIVTADRIRDISMKMQRFKTKEEIADAVNKALRQTFTRSINTILTVIFTVLALVLFGSESILNFSIALLVGLVSSVFSSIFMAMQLWYVFKARQLRKKGPISTVKKKKQRNNGQPVI from the coding sequence ATGGTTAAAAAGAGTAAGATAGTTATTTTCTTTCTAGTAGTTGCAATTATCTTTGGTGCTGTATTTGGTACCGCAAAAATGGTTATGCAAAACATCAATCTCGGCCTAGATCTTCAAGGGGGATTTGAAGTACTTTATGAAGTTTCACCTGCTGACGGGGAAGGAACTGTATCGAAGCAAACCATGACAGATACGGTTACAGCACTCGATAAGCGAATTAATTCATTAGGAGTTGCTGAACCAAGTATTCAAATCGAAGGAAAAAACCGTATTCGGGTTCAACTTGCTGGGGTAACCGACCAAGAAGAGGCTCGCAAAATGCTATCCACAACTGCACAATTATCATTTAGAGATGCGAACGACAAAATGATGATGAACGGTAGTGATCTTGTAGCAGGTGGAGCTAAACAAGCGTTTGATTCTAGTAATAATCCAATCGTTACATTAAAACTAAAAAGTGCTGATAAATTTGCAGACGTTACAAAAACGATTTTAGCAGAAGCGCCAGATAATCAATTAGTTATTTGGTTAGACTGGAAAGAAGGACAAAAGTACAAAACAGAACGTGAAAAGAAAAATCCGGCATACTTGTCTGCCCCTAATGTAAGTAGCGTGTTAGATACAGATAAAGTAGAGATTTCGGGTAGTTTTACAACGGAAGAAGCAAAAGATTTAGCAGATTTGCTTAATGCTGGAGCGCTTCCTGTACAAATGAAAGAAGTTTATTCTACCTCTGTTGGTGCACAATTTGGACAAGATGCATTACAAGAAACAATTTTAGCTGGTATCATCGGGGTTATGGCAATCTTTATTTTCATGATGGCAGTATACCGTTTACCTGGTGTGATTGCCTCGATTACACTGGTTGCTTACACTTATCTAGTTCTACTAATACTGAGTTTGCTACACGCGACACTAACTCTACCGGGAATTGCAGGTTTGATTCTGGGGATAGGTATGGCTGTTGATGCGAACGTGATTACCTACGAGCGGATAAAAGAGGAAATCAAAGTCGGAAGGTCAACAAAAGCGGCCTTTGAAGTGGGTGGAAAAGAAGCGTTCCGCGCGATTTTGGACGGCAACTTAACAACATTGATTGTTGCTGGAGTACTCTTTTATTTCGGTACAAGCTCGATTAAAGGCTTCGCAACAGTACTGATTATTAGTATATTAATGAGCTTCTTGACTGCTGTATGGGGATCAAGGTTCTTACTAGGATTACTAGTGAAAAGTAATTGGCTTAACAATAAACCTGGATTATTTGCGGTTAGACGCAAGGACATTCATAATTTACATGAAGGCATTAATAGCTTTAACTTGAAAACACACTTTGACCGTTTTGATTTTGTTAAACATCACCGTTTGTTCTTATCAATCTTTACGGGTATTGTGATTATCGGAATCGTTATTCTATCCGTGTTCCGACTGAACCTTGGTATTGACTTTGCCAGTGGGACTCGAGCGGAAATTACTGCGAATCACACATTGACGGAGACTCAAATTAAGAAAGATTTAGACTCCATCGGTATGCCATCTGATGATATTGTTTTCCAAGGATCAGGCTCTAAAACTGCTGTTGTTTCTTACAAAGGGACACTATCTCAAGATGATGTAGCTAAATTCAAAAATTACTTTGATGATAAGTACAAACACGAGCCGAGTATAAGTACAGTATCTCCAACTGTCGGAAAAGAACTTGCGAAAAATGGTTTTTGGGCACTGGGAATTGCATCTATTTTGATAGTATTATATATTGCTATACGATTTGAATTTTATATGGGAATTGCGGCAATTTTATCATTACTATTTGATGCATTTATTATCTTTATCTTCTTTAGTATTACAAGGCTGGAAGTAGATTTAACCTTTATTGCCGCTGTTCTGACAGTTATCGGTTATTCCATAAATGATACGATAGTCACCGCCGACCGAATACGAGATATTAGCATGAAAATGCAGCGTTTTAAAACGAAAGAAGAAATTGCTGATGCTGTAAATAAAGCATTGCGTCAAACTTTCACTCGTTCGATAAACACCATTTTAACGGTTATTTTCACCGTTCTAGCACTTGTGTTGTTTGGTAGTGAGTCCATTCTAAACTTCTCCATTGCGCTACTTGTGGGACTTGTATCTAGTGTATTCTCCTCTATCTTTATGGCGATGCAACTATGGTATGTATTTAAAGCAAGACAATTACGCAAAAAAGGACCAATTAGCACTGTTAAGAAGAAAAAACAACGTAATAATGGACAACCTGTAATTTAA
- a CDS encoding post-transcriptional regulator, with the protein MTDTFSAWYEDLEPAILIKVEDFHILGYREIKASHIWAFLTEEKWKNRPAPALHERMNDIMQMKIGQLMQFIMTTAEQQSNNHMAKVENTLQPNMED; encoded by the coding sequence ATGACGGATACATTTTCAGCTTGGTATGAAGATCTAGAACCAGCGATATTAATAAAAGTGGAGGATTTTCATATTCTAGGCTACCGAGAAATCAAGGCCAGCCATATTTGGGCGTTTTTAACGGAAGAAAAGTGGAAAAACCGGCCAGCCCCGGCTTTGCATGAAAGAATGAATGACATTATGCAAATGAAAATTGGACAATTAATGCAATTTATTATGACAACAGCTGAACAACAATCAAATAACCATATGGCTAAAGTGGAAAACACACTTCAACCAAATATGGAAGATTAA
- the yajC gene encoding preprotein translocase subunit YajC, producing MSGIAAFIPIILMIVLFYFLLIRPQQKRQKEVQNMQSSLAKGDKIITIGGLHGIVEAIEDGTVILKCGNNKLTFDRNAVRTVLEKGNAVSTPVVTETTSDDTEVTEDNK from the coding sequence ATGAGCGGTATTGCAGCATTTATACCAATTATTTTGATGATTGTTCTGTTTTATTTCTTATTAATCAGACCTCAACAAAAACGTCAAAAAGAAGTACAAAATATGCAAAGTAGTTTAGCGAAAGGTGATAAAATTATCACTATTGGCGGACTTCACGGTATTGTAGAGGCAATTGAAGATGGCACAGTCATTTTAAAATGCGGAAACAACAAATTAACATTTGACCGTAATGCAGTAAGAACTGTACTTGAAAAAGGCAATGCAGTTTCTACTCCAGTTGTCACAGAAACAACTTCTGATGACACGGAAGTTACTGAAGACAACAAATAA
- the tgt gene encoding tRNA guanosine(34) transglycosylase Tgt, producing MSAIRYELIKTDKQTGARLGKIHTPHGTFDTPMFMPVGTLATVKTMSPEELKAMGAGIILSNTYHLWLRPGEELIREAGGLHKFMNWDQPILTDSGGFQVFSLSEMRDIKEEGVHFRNHLNGDKLFLSPEKAIQIQNALGSDIMMSFDECPPYPASHEYMKKSVERTSRWAERGLKAHARPGDQGLFGIVQGGAYEDLRAQSAKDLVSLDFPGYSIGGLSVGEPKDVMNQVLEHTTPLLPTNKPRYLMGVGSPDSLIDGVIRGIDMFDCVLPTRIARNGTCMTSNGRLVIKNAKFTHDFRPIDENCDCYTCKNYSRAYIRHLIRCEETFGIRLTTYHNLHFLLNLMKQVRSAIMEDRLADFREEFFEQYGFNRPDAKNF from the coding sequence ATGTCTGCGATTCGTTATGAACTAATAAAAACAGATAAACAAACTGGTGCTCGTCTTGGTAAGATCCATACACCACATGGCACATTTGATACGCCTATGTTTATGCCTGTTGGAACACTTGCAACGGTAAAAACAATGTCGCCAGAAGAGTTAAAAGCAATGGGCGCAGGTATTATTTTGAGCAACACCTATCACTTATGGTTACGTCCCGGTGAAGAATTGATTCGAGAAGCGGGCGGACTACATAAATTTATGAACTGGGATCAACCAATCTTAACGGATTCAGGTGGTTTTCAGGTGTTTAGTTTGAGTGAAATGCGTGATATCAAAGAAGAGGGCGTTCATTTCCGTAATCATTTAAATGGCGACAAGCTTTTCTTATCACCGGAAAAAGCAATTCAAATTCAAAATGCGCTCGGATCAGACATTATGATGAGTTTTGATGAATGCCCACCATATCCTGCCTCGCATGAGTACATGAAGAAATCGGTAGAACGGACTTCACGCTGGGCTGAACGTGGATTAAAAGCCCATGCTAGACCAGGTGACCAAGGATTATTTGGAATCGTTCAGGGTGGTGCATATGAAGATTTGCGTGCACAAAGCGCCAAAGACTTAGTTTCACTTGATTTTCCAGGATATTCGATTGGTGGTTTGTCTGTTGGAGAACCAAAAGACGTTATGAACCAAGTACTCGAACATACAACACCACTTTTACCAACCAACAAGCCGCGTTATTTAATGGGCGTTGGTTCGCCGGATTCCCTTATTGATGGTGTGATTCGTGGGATTGACATGTTTGACTGTGTTCTTCCTACTCGTATAGCACGTAATGGTACTTGTATGACATCTAATGGACGGTTAGTAATTAAAAATGCTAAGTTCACACATGATTTTCGTCCAATTGATGAAAATTGTGATTGTTATACTTGTAAAAATTATTCACGTGCGTACATTAGACATTTGATTCGTTGTGAAGAAACTTTTGGGATTAGACTTACAACTTATCATAATCTTCATTTTCTGTTAAACTTAATGAAGCAGGTTCGGTCCGCTATTATGGAAGATCGTCTTGCTGATTTTAGGGAAGAATTTTTTGAGCAATATGGATTTAATCGTCCTGATGCAAAAAATTTCTAA
- the queA gene encoding tRNA preQ1(34) S-adenosylmethionine ribosyltransferase-isomerase QueA yields the protein MKVEDFDFDLPEKLIAQTPLIDRTSSRLMVLDKTSGEIKDQHFTDILGYLNEGDALVLNDTRVLPARLHGIKDETGAHIEVLLLKQKEGNAWETLVKPAKRIRQGATITFGDGALKAICLEELEHGGRILEFSYEGIFYEVLEQLGEMPLPPYIKEQLADQNRYQTVYAKENGSAAAPTAGLHFTEELLGKMKAKGVEIIFVTLHVGLGTFRPVDVEDTANHKMHSEFYRLTEEAAERINQVKETGGKVVAVGTTSIRTLETIASRHEGNLVAESGWTDIFISPGYTFRAVDALITNFHLPKSTLIMLVSALSDRNKILTAYNHAVEEQYRFFSFGDAMFIH from the coding sequence ATGAAAGTAGAAGATTTTGATTTTGACTTACCAGAAAAATTAATTGCGCAAACCCCATTAATTGACCGTACATCCAGCCGATTAATGGTGCTAGATAAAACATCTGGTGAAATAAAGGACCAACACTTCACAGATATTTTAGGTTATTTGAATGAGGGGGATGCACTAGTATTAAACGATACACGTGTTCTCCCAGCAAGACTTCATGGGATAAAAGACGAAACAGGTGCACATATCGAAGTGCTACTACTCAAACAAAAAGAAGGAAATGCTTGGGAAACCTTAGTTAAACCAGCCAAAAGAATCCGTCAAGGCGCGACCATTACTTTTGGTGATGGCGCATTAAAAGCAATCTGCTTGGAAGAACTAGAGCACGGTGGGCGCATTTTGGAGTTTTCTTATGAAGGGATTTTCTATGAAGTTTTAGAGCAACTTGGCGAAATGCCGCTTCCTCCATATATTAAAGAACAACTAGCAGACCAAAATCGTTATCAAACCGTTTATGCGAAAGAAAATGGTTCAGCAGCAGCACCTACAGCAGGACTTCATTTTACTGAAGAGTTACTGGGAAAAATGAAAGCAAAAGGTGTGGAAATTATTTTTGTGACGCTCCATGTGGGACTAGGAACTTTCCGTCCAGTCGATGTGGAAGATACGGCGAATCACAAAATGCATTCCGAATTTTATCGTTTGACAGAAGAAGCTGCGGAACGAATTAATCAAGTAAAAGAAACTGGTGGAAAGGTCGTAGCAGTAGGGACTACTTCCATTAGAACATTAGAAACTATTGCGAGTCGTCATGAAGGTAATTTAGTAGCTGAATCTGGTTGGACAGATATTTTTATTTCACCAGGATATACCTTTCGAGCTGTAGATGCCTTAATTACTAATTTCCATCTACCAAAATCTACATTAATTATGCTTGTATCCGCTTTATCTGATCGAAATAAAATTTTAACAGCCTATAACCATGCCGTAGAAGAGCAATATCGATTCTTTAGTTTTGGCGATGCGATGTTTATTCATTAA